The Oncorhynchus tshawytscha isolate Ot180627B linkage group LG12, Otsh_v2.0, whole genome shotgun sequence genome includes a window with the following:
- the unc119.1 gene encoding protein unc-119 homolog B, giving the protein MSDSNSRNETAATVKGPDTDMGLAANSRERKSGGDVMKRLKSQRNQTDKQRPVVTEDELRALGRDITPDEILGLCAVTRDYLCKPEDNVYNIDFTRFKIRDLETGSVLFEIAKPHSCDPEDEENGDGDGSAGRFVRYQFTPAFLRLRNVGATVEFTVGDRPVNSFRMIERHYFQNKVLKNFDFDFGFCIPNSRNTCEHIYEFPQLHEDLIGLMVEHPYETRSDSFYFVDNKLIMHNKADYAYDGGQ; this is encoded by the exons ATGAGCGACTCTAACTCTCGGAACGAGACGGCAGCCACAGTTAAAGGACCGGACACCGATATGGGGCTGGCGGCAAATTCCAGGGAGCGAAAGTCCGGTGGAGATGTGATGAAGAGACTCAAGTCGCAACGAAATCAAACGGATAAACAGCGGCCTGTTGTTACAGAGGATGAGCTCAGGGCGCTAGGACGAGACATCACACCAGATGAAATCCTTGGTCTTTGTGCTGTTACACGGG ATTATCTATGTAAACCTGAGGACAACGTCTACAATATTGACTTCACACGTTTCAAGATCAGAGATCTGGAGACTGGGTCAGTGCTCTTCGAGATTGCTAAACCTCACAGCTGTG ACCCTGAAGATGAGGAGAATGGAGATGGAGACGGCAGTGCTGGGCGCTTTGTGCGCTATCAGTTCACGCCAGCCTTCCTCAGACTGCGGAATGTTGGTGCAAC TGTGGAGTTCACCGTGGGGGACAGGCCTGTTAACAGCTTTCGCATGATAGAGAGGCATTATTTCCAGAATAAAGTTCTCAAGAACTTTGACTTTGACTTCGGATTCTGCATCCCAAACAGCCGGAACACTTGCGAACACATCTATGAGTTTCCCCAGCTCCATGAGGACCTCA TTGGCCTAATGGTGGAGCACCCGTATGAGACCAGGTCCGACAGCTTCTATTTTGTGGACAACAAACTGATCATGCACAATAAGGCAGACTACGCCTACGATGGGGGCCAGTAG
- the LOC112263024 gene encoding protein CUSTOS — MSAPVGTMVEDSSSEDEDLEKFKEAAWSFGTYGIDGTHNTNTADGESNGKLSRRVAVSKHEHDGNELQTTPEFRAHVAKKLGAILDSCISVISAETTKPCTQSTKYEGFRLFTTSVPGEFTIDPPPPPVRRRPVPSSSDSDSELEMRLREAAVSVTDLLSSALPSAVTPSLPESLSSDKLKKKKKKKYKVQEGEHSNNSPVPEKNKKMTAPREVENCGEALSYAKMEEDHKSPEEDSLPLKVKKKKKKQKGTDERVEEEVEKH; from the exons ATGTCAGCCCCAGTTGGAACGATGGTTGAAGACTCAAGCAGTGAAGATGAAGATCTGGAAAAGTTTAAGGAAGCAGCTTGGAGTTTTGGCACGTATGGAATTGATGGTACACACAATACCAACACGGCAG ATGGGGAAAGCAATGGGAAGTTATCCCGTCG TGTGGCTGTATCTAAACATGAACATGATGGGAACGAGCTTCAGACGACTCCGGAGTTCCGTGCGCACGTTGCAAAGAAATTAGGTGCTATACTTGACAG TTGCATTTCAGTGATATCTGCAGAAACAACAAAACCCTGCACACAGTCAACCAAATATGAAG GTTTCCGGCTGTTCACTACATCTGTCCCAGGAGAGTTTACCATtgatccccctcctccccctgtaagGCGTCGGCCCGTCCCCAGCTCAAG tgacagtgacagtgagctGGAGATGAGACTGAGAGAGGCGGCCGTGTCAGTTACAGACCTCCTATCATCTGCTCTCCCCAGCGCAGTTACACCTTCCCTGCCAGAGTCCCTCAGCTCAGATAaattgaagaagaagaagaagaagaaatacaAGGTTCAGGAAGGAGAGCACAGTAATAACAGCCCTGTCCCAGAGAAAAATAAGAAAATGACAGCTCCTCGCGAGGTTGAGAACTGTGGAGAAGCCTTATCTTATGCTAAAATGGAGGAGGACCACAAGAGCCCCGAGGAGGATAGTCTACCGCTGAAggtcaagaagaagaaaaagaaacaaaaagGCACAGATGAAAGGGTGGAAGAGGAAGTAGAAAAGCACTGA